The DNA sequence AGCTCACCTTTAGCGAGCGGAGAGTGTAAAAAGCAAAATGTCCCCAAAATCTTTCTCCAAAGTAAGGTTTTCCCTAAAAAACTTCTCGGGGTCGGCGGACTTAACAAAGTTTGGGTCAGATTTAATCTCCTTTTGTAGATCAGTTTTGCTAAAAACAATATAAGAAACTCCATAGCTTCTTGCATGTTCCAAACCCTCTTGCGTTGGAAGCCATTTGGTAAATTCCATTGAATCAAAACCATATTCGTCATTTTCATAATTCCTTGGGTTTATTAAGCCTTTTTGATGCCTTGTAATCCAAAAGATATCATCGGAATTTTGTCTTGGGTAAGTAACGATTATTTCGGTACCCGTGTATTGACCAATTCTTCCTGTTTCTCCAACAAAATTAAAACTCACTTTTTTTGTATCTTGAGCAAGGTAGGTATAAACCTCTGGTGTTTTAGAAACATCTGTTATCGTTATTGGTATGTAAAACTCAAATAGCGTAAAAACAATGTATCCTATGATTATTAATCTTACTAAAAGAAGTTTTGTTTTAAAGTTTTTATATCTAGTTACAATTTCGCTAAGAAAAACACCATTTACAATGAGAACGCACATTAATATCACTATCCCCAATCTTTGTGTAACCCTGAACATAGGAAACAATTTGTACAAAATAAATCCCAAAGTATAAATTTTATGCCCCGCAAAATCAAAATAAGGGGGAAAAGTAAATAAAAACACCAGAAATCCCGTTAGTCCAAAAATTAATGCTGTTTTAATTTTGTCATTTGTCATTTGACATTTGGATCTCTTTACAAAATAAGCTATTGAAAAAATAAAAACTAAAATGTTCCCCCATCCCAAAAACATCTCGGGACTTTCATTATTAAAATAATCATCCGCCAAAAAATACCCCCAATCGCTCTTCATCCAATTTAAAACCGATTTCGTAACCCCTCCAAATACTGGATTTTGAATTGGAGGCAAAACTAAATACCACGGTCTGCCACTAAAATTCTGGAAATCTTCCAAAGTTCTACTCACACCCCCATCAAAAGATGGTGTAATCCTATATGAAGATTTAAAATAGGTAAGAAGTGTTGGGATACAAATTAATAGAACCACTCCAAAAATCACTAAATATTTAACGAGCTCTAATTTGAACCAACCAAAGGTGAACTTTTTAAAAGTTAGTTTGATAGTAATATTAGCTAACAAAAAACTGCCCGCAAAAAGCAACAAAAAATAACCTAAATAATTACTCACAAATATTGCAAAAGCGATAAACACCCCTGTGATAATTTGTTGTTTTAAAGTCTGGGATTTGAGAAGTAAAATAATACCAGCTGGAATCATCCAAACTTGCATTAACGCAGGATGCACCCCTAAATGAAGATAAGTGTAGGGAGAAAAAGTAAATAGGATTGACAAAAGAAGGCTTACAAATATATTAACCTTTAGATATTTAAAAAGCAAAAAGCAAAAAATCAGAAGCAATAAAACGCTAATTATAGAAAACAGATTAGAGAATAATATTGGATTAAATATCTGTGACCCCTCATTATAAATTAAAGAAAATATTGGCTGATTACTTTCCAAAAGATGTGTGGGGTTGTTATTAAAAGGGGCACCAATTAGTTTTTTATTAGAGAGCGCAATAAACCCACCCACCTGGTCACCTAACCCACCAATGATATTACTTTTTAGAAATTCTATGATCATTAATTATTTTTTGAACTACAGCGTATGGTCTATTCTTTACCTCTTCTAATATTCTTCTTAGATATTCTGCGACAATGCTTACACACACAAGCTGGACACTGCCAACAAATAAAACCAAAATAGCAACCGGAGAGAAAAGCCTTGCTCCAGTGGGGGCAAAAATTGCAACTCCCAAATATAACAAAACCGTAATTAGTGTCACAAAAATTCCTACTATCGCAGAATAAAAAATCCAATCAAAAGGAGCGTAAGAAAAAGTAAATACCTCCTTGCGTACCCAATATAATTTTCTTGAAACGCCACTTGTCGCAACACCAGTACCCCAGAACCTTTCTGGTCTAACATAAGAGACACCTATTTGTCTAAAACCCGCCCAAGCCCTAAGACCTCGTACAAATCTATCCTTTTCTGGAAGAGAGTTAATAATATCAACAACCTTACGATCCATTAGTGAAAACTCTCCCACATCAACCGGCATTTTGACATAGCTTATTCTACTAAAAAATACATGGAAATTATGTTGCACTAACTCCCAAAACTTTCCCATACTTTTTTCTCTTTTGCTTCTATGTCCATACACCACATCGTAACCTTCTTGCCATTTTTTAACAAAGTCAACAATAAGCTCTGGGGGATCCTGCAAATCACCATCCATTATTACTACTGCATCACCAAGAGCTTGCTCCATCCCTGTAGAAAACGCGCTTTGATTGCCAAAATTCCGGGAATGCGTAATTACAGTCACTCTTTTATCTTTTCCGGCAAGGCTTTCTAGAATCTCCTGTGATTTGTCAGGACTGGCATCATTTACATAGATTATTTCGTAGTCAGAAGTTACTTCTTGCATTACTTTGACCACTCTTTTGTAGAGTTCTTCTATATTCCCCTCGTCTTTGTACGATACAGGAACTATGGATATTTTTTTCTTGGTAAGCATACTTTGTTAAAAACTAAGTACTCCTTTAGCTTTATTACCCCACGGATTATCACATAAGTTAGAGAAGAAAAGAAAGTAGTAAGACAAATCCCAATAAGTAGGTCTATTTTCCTTTGCACTACATACTCAACAGTCAGCGTATAACTTGATGCATCACCAACATCCTCGGGTTCTATTTTCCACAAATTAGCATAACCATTGATTTTAAAATGACGAGTTGATGAGATTTCATTTCTACCTTTAAAATATAGCTTCCAATTCTTATCAAACGATTCGTTAAAAACCAGGTTGTAGGAGTCTCCTGACTCATCAACTTGAACCCGATATTTTGTAGGGTTGATTTTTGTATAAGTGATATTAGGGGGTCTGGTTTTCTGTTGCTTCTCGTCACTGACTTTCTTTAAAACCACCGAGGGGCTTCCTGCCTTCGCAAACGAGATATTCATAAAATCAACTTTTGACTTTAACTTATCGTTTATTAGAAACTCTTGTTTTAGAAATAGTAGGGAATTAGTATCTTTTTTTAACTCCATTTCGTTGTAATATGCTCCAGCCCCACTAAACTTTTCGGAAAATATTTTATACCCGCCATCTTGTTGCACACCAACAACAGCAAACCCTAAGATATCTTTAGAAAAATTATAATCCAAAGATATACTGTAGCTACCACTGAGCTCTTTTGAGTCTACAAACTTATAATAAATATCACCCCCCTCTTCCAAAAAAAGAGTTTTGGCGAGATCGGCATAGTTATTCTCACCAATTAAATTGGATTTGTGCCATGGTTCGGTTCCCGCCAATATATTTTTCCCCCTTGGAATATCAAGAAAAAAAGAATATTCTTTACTATCCTCAAGTGATGTATTTCCAATGTTATACCACCCCTTAACAATATCTAAGGATGGCGT is a window from the Patescibacteria group bacterium genome containing:
- a CDS encoding glycosyltransferase family 2 protein, with the protein product MLTKKKISIVPVSYKDEGNIEELYKRVVKVMQEVTSDYEIIYVNDASPDKSQEILESLAGKDKRVTVITHSRNFGNQSAFSTGMEQALGDAVVIMDGDLQDPPELIVDFVKKWQEGYDVVYGHRSKREKSMGKFWELVQHNFHVFFSRISYVKMPVDVGEFSLMDRKVVDIINSLPEKDRFVRGLRAWAGFRQIGVSYVRPERFWGTGVATSGVSRKLYWVRKEVFTFSYAPFDWIFYSAIVGIFVTLITVLLYLGVAIFAPTGARLFSPVAILVLFVGSVQLVCVSIVAEYLRRILEEVKNRPYAVVQKIINDHRISKK